A genomic stretch from Lathyrus oleraceus cultivar Zhongwan6 chromosome 2, CAAS_Psat_ZW6_1.0, whole genome shotgun sequence includes:
- the LOC127119658 gene encoding glutathione S-transferase zeta class → MASASVGEEAEHNNNKLTLYSYWRSSCSFRVRIALNLKGLKFDYKPVNLLKGEQSHPEFLQLNPVGFVPILVDGSAVIFDSFAIIMYLEDKYPQHPLLPTDIHKRAINFQAVSIVSSLIQPLQNLDTLKYINKRVSRDDKLPWVQSVIRKGFTALEKLLEDHTGRYATGDEVFMADIFLAPQLDAASKRFNIDMNEFPILSRLHETYYDIPAFQETLPENQPDAVGQLSQ, encoded by the exons ATG GCTAGCGCAAGTGTTGGTGAAGAAGCTGAACATAACAACAATAAGCTCACTCTATATTCATATTGGAGGAGTTCTTGTTCCTTCCGTGTCCGAATTGCTCTCAACCTCAAAG GACTCAAATTTGACTACAAACCAGTTAATCTCTTGAAGGGAGAACAGTCTCATCCTG AATTTCTCCAGCTCAACCCTGTTGGTTTTGTACCCATTCTCGTTGATGGCTCTGCTGTCATTTTTGACTCCTTTGCAATTATCATG TATTTGGAAGATAAGTATCCTCAACATCCTTTACTCCCTACTGATATCCACAAAAGAGCAATCAATTTCCAG GCTGTGAGTATTGTTTCTTCATTGATACAACCTCTTCAAAACCTAGATACTCTG AAGTACATCAATAAAAGAGTTAGCCGGGATGATAAACTTCCATGGGTCCAGAGTGTAATTAGAAAAGGCTTTACAG CACTTGAAAAGCTATTGGAAGATCACACTGGGAGGTATGCTACTGGAGACGAAGTTTTCATG GCGGATATATTTTTAGCACCCCAGTTAGATGCTGCATCTAAGAGATTCAACATTGACATG AATGAGTTCCCTATTCTTTCAAGACTACATGAGACATATTATGATATCCCAGCATTCCAGGAGACTTTGCCTGAGAATCAGCCAGATGCAGTAGGCCAGCTGAGTCAATGA